The Streptomyces sp. NBC_00659 genomic interval CCCCACCCCCGAGGCCGAAGGACCACTTCGCATGACCTTCCGCACGAGAATCCGGACGGCGTCCGGACGACTTCGCTCGTTACGCTCGCTGATCACGGGGCTGGCCGTCGTCGCGACGGCCGTCGCGAGCCCCCTCGCCCTCGACGCCGGAGCCGCGCACGCCGCCACCTGCAACGGGTACGTCGGACTCACTTTCGACGACGGGCCGTCCAGCACCACGTCGACCCTGCTCAACGCCCTCAAGCAGAACGGGCTGCGGGCCACGATGTTCAACGAGGGCCAGTACGCGGCGTCCAACCCCGCGCAGGTACGGGCCCAGGTCGACGCCGGCATGTGGGTGGGCAACCACAGCTACACCCACCCGCACCTCGTCCAGCAGAGCCAGGCGCAGATCGACTCGGAGATCTCCCGGACCCAGCAGGCCATCTCCGGCGCCGACGGCGGCACGCCGAAACTGTTCCGTCCGCCGTACGGAGAGACCAACACGACGGTGAAGGCGGTCGAGGCCAAGTACGGGCTGACCGAGATCATCTGGGACGTCGACTCGCAGGACTGGAACGGCGCGAGCACCGACGCGATCGTCCAGGCGGCCGGCCGGCTCACCAACGGCCAGATCATCCTCATGCACGACTGGCCGGCCAACACGATCGCCGCGATCCCGCGCATCGCGCAGGGACTGGCCGCCCGCGGCCTGTGCGCCGGGATGATCTCCCCGGGGACCGGCCGTGCCGTGGCACCCGACAGCGGCGGCTCAGGTGACGGCGGTGGCGGTGGCGGCTGCACCGCGACGCTGTCCGCGGGCCAGCAGTGGAGCGACCGCTACAACCTCAACGTCGCCGTCACCGGATCGAGCAACTGGACCGTGACGATGAACGTGCCCGCGCCCGAGAAGATCATCGCCACCTGGAACATCACGGCCGCCTACCCCAGTGCCCAGGTCCTGACGGCCAAACCCAACGGCAACGGCAACACCTTCGGCGTCACCGTTCAGACCAACGGCACGTGGACGTGGCCGACGGTCTCCTGCACCACGAGCTGACCCGGCGGGACCGCACCGAGGAACGGCGTCACCCGGCACGGCGGGCGAGGGCCCCGATCATCGGATCGGGGCCCTCGCTCGCTGTGTTCACGGCGTCACGGAAAGATGTGGGGCAGATCTCGTCACGTTGACATATTCCCACGTCACAGTGTTGGAGGAGGGGGCGGGAAGCCCCCCTCGGGGACGCCTCGCATCGCTGATCCGCAGGTCCGAAGCTAGCGTCGTACTAAAATTGCAGGCTTGTTCGGAGCTGGACCGGAATATCCCCAGGCGTACCTGCGGGCCCACCGGCTCCCCGGAGTATCCGGGAACAACACGTGAGGACCCGATGGCAGCCCTCCAGCAAGGCCCCGCAGTCGCGTTGTCCGACGACGAGGTGCGTGCGGAGTTCGGTGACCAGGCGCGCTTCTCCGCCGCGTCGGCCGCCTCGCCGCGCACGCTCGTCGACATCTTCGACGCCTCCGTACGGGCGTACCCCGACGAGCCCGCTCTCGACGACGGCCGGCGCGCCCTCACCTACCGCGCCCTGGCCGCCGAGGTCGAGGCCGTCCGGTGGCGGCTCGCGGAGGCCGGGGTCGGACTGGGTGACCGGGTCGGCGTGCGGGTCCCGTCCGGTACGAACGAGCTGTACGTGGCGATCCTCGCCGTCCTCGCGGCCGGGGCCGCCTATGTCCCGGTGGACGCCGAGGACCCGGACGAACGGGCCGAGCTGGTGTTCGGCGAGGCCGGCGTGCGGGCGGTCGTCGGCGCGGAGCTCGAGCTGACCGTCGACGGACGCTCGGAGATTCCCGCCGGGCGGCCCGGTGTCGAGCACGACGCGTGGATCATCTTCACCTCCGGTTCCACCGGCAGGCCCAAGGGCGTCGCCGTGAGCCACCGCAGCGCCGCCGCCTTCGTCGACGCGGAGGCCGACCTCTTCCTGACCGAGGAGCCGATCGGCCCCGGTGACCGGGTCATGGCGGGCCTCTCCGTCGCCTTCGACGCCTCCTGCGAGGAGATGTGGCTGGCATGGCGGTACGGGGCCTGTCTGGTGCCCGTACCGCGCTCACAGGTGCGCAGCGGCGCCGACCTCGGGCCCTGGCTGGCGGAGCAGGACATCTCCGTCGTCTCCACCGTGCCCACGCTCGCCGCCCTGTGGGAGCCGGAGACCCTCAACGACGTCCGGCTGCTGATCTTCGGCGGTGAGGCCTGCCCGCCCGAGCTGACGCAGCGCCTGGTGACCGAGGGCCGGGAGGTCTGGAACACGTACGGACCGACCGAGGCGACGGTCGTGGCCTGTGCCTCGCTGCTGACCGGCGACGAGCCCATCCGTATCGGGCTGCCGCTCAACGGCTGGGAGCTGGCGGTCGTCGACGAGGCCGGCGAGCTGGTGCCGATGGGCGGCACCGGCCAGCTGGTGATCGGCGGGGTCGGGCTCGCCCGCTACCTCGACGCCGAGAAGGACGCCGAGAAGTACGCGCCGCTCGCCTCGCTGGGCTGGGAGCGGGCGTACCGCAGCGGCGACCTGGTCACGGCCGAACCCGAGGGGCTGATCTTCCTCGGGCGGGCCGACGAGCAGATCAAGCTCGGCGGACGCCGCATCGAGCTCGGCGAGGTGGACGCGGCGCTCCAGGCGCTGCCCGGTGTCGCGGGGGCCGCCGCCGCCGTGCGGACCGCGCGCGGCGGCAATCAGCTCCTCGTCGGCTATGTCGTCACCCAGGACGGCTGGGACCAGGCGGCCGCCGTCGAGAAGCTGCGCGCCGAGCTGCCCGCAGCGCTGGTGCCGCTGATCGCGCCGGTCGAGGACCTGCCGACCCGGACGTCCGGCAAGGTCGACCGGAACGCGCTGCCCTGGCCGCTGGAGGGTCTGGAGACCGGTGGTGCCAAGGAGCAGCTGTACGGCACCGAGGCCTGGCTCGCCGAGCAGTGGAGCGAGGTGCTGGGCATCCCCGTCGGCGGAGCCGGCGACGACTTCTTCGCGATCGGCGGCAGCAGTCTCGCGGCCGCCCAGCTCACCACGAAGCTGCGCGCCCGTTACCCGAACGCCGCCGTGCTCGACATCTATCAGCAGCCCGTGCTGCGCAAGCTGGCCCGGCATCTGGAGAAGTCCGGCCAGGACGACGGTGCCGAGCGGATCGTCGCGCCGGTCCCGCTGCGCGCCAAGCTGGTCCAGCTGCTCGTGCTGATCCCGCTGTTCAGCCTGCTCGGGCTGCGCTGGACGGTGGCGCTGGCCGCGCTCGGCAACGTACTGCACTGGTTCGGCCCGTATCCGTGGGCGCCGGGCACCTCGTGGTGGCTGGTGGGCGCCGGTGCGCTGGTTCTCTACAGCCCGCCGGGGCGGCTCGCCGTCGCGGCGGGCGGCGCGCGGCTGCTGCTGCGCGGTGTGAGGCCCGGACGGTACCCGCGCGGTGGGAGTGTCCATCTGCGGCTGTGGACGGCCGAGCGGCTCGCCGGTTTCAGCGGCGCGACCTCGCTGACCGGGTCCTGGCTGGAGCGGTACGCCCGTGCGCTGGGCGCCAGGGTCGGCCCGGACGTGGATCTGCACTCGCTGCCGCCGGTGACCGGCATGCTCAAGATGGGCCGGGGTGCCGCCGTCGGGTCCGAGGTGGACCTGTCGGGGTACTGGCTGGACGGCGACCGGCTGGAGATCGGCCCGGTGAAGGTGGGCGCCGGTGCCGTGGTCGGGACGCGCAGCATCCTCTTCCCGGGGGCCCGGGTGGGCAAGCACGCCGAGGTGGCGCCGGGCTCCGCAGTGGCGGGCCAGATTCCGACCGGGCAGCGCTGGGCCGGGGCGCCCGCGGTCAAGCTCGGCAAGGCGAAGCACGCGTGGCCCAAGGACCGGCCGCAGCGCGGCACGTACTGGCGGGTGATGTACGGCGCGACCGGGCTCGCACTGAGCGCGCTGCCCGTGCTGGCCGCCGTCCCGGCGCTGCTGGTGGCCCGGGTGTTCGTGAGCGCGGACGCCGGGCTCGGTGCGGCGCTGCGCGGTGCCGGGATCGCCCTGGTGCCGGCGACGCTCGCGTTCGGTCTCGCGTACGCGCTGCTGCTCCTGATCGCCGTACGGCTGCTGAGTCTCGGGCTGGACGAGGGCACGCATCCCACGCACAGCCGGATCGGCTGGCAGGCCTGGACGGTCACGCAGTTGATGGACCTCTCCCGGGAGACGCTGTTCCCACTGTACGCGGGGCTGATCACGCCGGTGTGGCTGCGGCTGCTCGGCATGCGGATCGGCCGGGGCGCCGAGGTGTCGACCGTTCTCGCGCTGCCGAGTCTGACGACGGTCGGCGAGGGCGCGTTCCTCGCCGACGACACGCTGACGGCGCCGTACGAGCTCGGGGGCGGCTGGATGCGCATCGGGCGGGCCGAGATCGGCCGCCGGGCCTTCCTCGGCAATTCCGGGATGACCGCTCCCGGCCGCAGTGTGCCGGACGGCGGTCTGGTCGGTGTGCTGTCGGCGACGCCGAAGAAGGCGAAGAAGGGCAGCTCCTATCTGGGGCTGCCGCCGATGAAGCTGCCGCGTGCGGCGCAGGGCGGCGATCAGAGCCGTACCTACGACCCGCCCGCCCGGCTGCTGTGGGCGCGCGGTCTGGTGGAGCTGTGCCGGCTGGTGCCGGTGTTCTGTTCGGCGGCGCTGGCCGTGCTGACGGTCGCCGCGCTGTGTGCGCTGGGGCCGTGGGCGTGGGCGTTCTCGGGGGCCGTGCTGCTCGCGGTGGGCGTGCTCGCAGGCCTCGTCTCCATCGTGGCGAAGTGGCTGCTGGTGGGCCGGCACCGTGCCGGTGAGCACCCGCTGTGGAGCGGTTTCGTGTGGCGCAACGAGCTGGCCGACACGTTCGTGGAGGTCGTCGCGGTGCCGTGGCTGGCGGGATCCGTGCCGGGTACTCCGCTGATGACGGCGTGGCTGCGCGGCCTGGGCGCCCGGATCGGCCGGGGCACGTGGGTCGAGAGCTACTGGCTGCCCGAGACGGACCTCGTGACGCTCGGGGACGCGGTCACGGTCAACCGGGGCTGTGTCCTGCAGACCCACCTCTTCCACGACCGGATCTTGCGGACGGATACTGTGGTCCTCCGTGAGGGCGCAACTTTGGGTCCGGGCGGAATCGTCCTGCCCGGCAGCACCGTCGGGGCCCGCTCCACTCTGGGTCCCGCGTCGCTCGTGATGGCGGCGGAGTCCGTTCCCGACGACACCCGCTGGCTGGGCAATCCGATCGAGGCCTGGCGTTCGTAGCAGACTTGACCTGATCGGACACGAAGGGCGGTACAGCGGCACGTCGAGCACAGGGCAGGGAGCAGTCGCAGCGGTGAGCGTTCAGCAGACAGCGGGACCGGACCCCTATTTCCCGGCGAACGGAGATCCCCGTTACCGGGTGCACCGGTACGAGCTGGCGCTGGACTACCGCCCCGGCCCGAACCGGCTCTCCGGCACCGCGCGGATCAACGCCATAGCGGGCCGTTCCGCGCTGCCCGAGTTCCAGCTGAACCTGGCGGACTTCCGGATCGGCCGGGTCCGTGTCGACGGCAAGGCCCCGCACTACACGCACCGGGGCGGCAGGCTGCGTATCCGTCCGCCGAAGCCGATACGGGCCGGCGCCGCCTTCACCGTCGAGGTGCACTGGTCGGGCAACCCCAAGCCGGTCAACAGCCCCTGGGGCGGGATCGGCTGGGAGGAGCTGGAGGACGGGGCGCTGGTGGCGAGCCAGCCGATCGGTTCGCCGTCCTGGTATCCGTGCAACGACCGGCCGGCCGACAAGGCCGCGTACCAGATCTCGGTCACCACGCCGTCCGCGTACGCGGTGGTGGCCGGCGGGCGTCTGCTGACGCGGACGACGAAGGCGTCGACGACCACCTGGGTGTACGAGCAGTCGGCGCCGACCTCCAGCTATCTGGTGGGCCTGTCGATAGGCAAGTACCAGACGGTGCTGCTCGGCGACCCGGGCCTCGGGGGCGTACCGCAGTCCGGGCACCTGCCCGCGCAGCTGCTCCCGGAGTTCTCCCGGGACTTCGCGCGGCAGCCCGCGATGATGGAGCTGTTCCAGGGCCTCTTCGGGCCGTATCCCTTCGGCGAGTACGCGGTGGTGGTGACCGAGGAGGAGCTCGACGTCCCGGTCGAGGCGCAGGGTCTGTCGCTGTTCGGCGCCAACCATCTGGACGGGTCGCGGGGTTCGGAGCGGCTGATCGCGCACGAGCTGGCGCACCAGTGGTTCGGCAACAGCGTGACGATCGCGGACTGGCGGCACATCTGGCTGAACGAGGGGCTCGCGAAGTACGCCGAGTGGCTGTGGTCGGAGCGCTCCGGCGGCCGCCCGGCGCGTCAGCTGGCCGCCGCCGCGCACCGGAAGCTGTCCACGCTGCCGCAGGATCTGCTGCTGTCCGACCCGGGCCGCAAGCTGATGTTCGACGACCGGCTCTACGAGCGCGGCGGGCTCACCGTGCACGCGATCCGCTGCGCGATGGGCGACGAGGCCTTCTTCCGCATGCTGCGCGGCTGGGCGACGCTGCACCGGGGCGGCACGGTCACCACGTCCGTCTTCACCGCGCACGTCTCGCGCTACGCGGCCGAGCCGCTGGACGAGCTCTTCACGGCGTGGCTGTACGAGACGGCGCTGCCACCGTTGCCGGAGGCGGCCCCGCAGTTTCCCGCCCGGCCCGCCCATCCGCCGACCTTTCCGCCCCCGAGCACGGACCCGGCCCGGGTCCGGGGAGAATGACGCGATGACCAGCCGTTCCTGTCCCTGCGGGCTCGCCGAGCCGTACGCGCGCTGCTGCGGGCGCTTCCATCGCGGTGAGGCCGCGGCGCCGAGCGCCGAGGCGCTGATGCGGTCGCGTTACTGCGCCTTCGTCAAGGAGGACGAGGGGTATCTGCTGGTGACCTGGCATCCGCGGACGCGGCCGGCCCGGGTGGACTTCGATCCCGGGATGCGGTGGACCGGCCTGGAGATCCTGGACACGGGTCAGGGTTCGGCGTTCCACACCACGGGGACCGTGACCTTCCGGGCCTCCTACCGGGGCGGTTCGCTGCACGAGCGGAGCCGGTTCGAGCGGGTGGACGGGGCCTGGGTGTACGTGGACGGGGAGTTCCTCGACTGACCCGGACCGGCCCCGGGGTGCTCCGGTCAGGGGGCCAGGACGTCCAGTTCCTGGAGCGCGCCGACCGTGATCTCGCGGGTGAGCTTCTCGGCGCGGACGGCGTCGCCCTCGCGGACGGCCTCGGCGAGCTGGACGTGCAGGGTGACGGCGGCGGGGTCGGGGTCCTCGAACATGACCTCGTGATGGGTGCGGCCGGACAGGACCTCCGCGACGACGTCTCCGAGGCGGGCGAACATCTCGTTGCCCGACGCCCTGAGAATCACCCGGTGGAAGGCGACGTCGTGGACGAGATACCCCTCCAGCTGGTGTCCGCGTGAGGTGGCGACCATGCCGAGCGCGCACTCGGTGAGCTCCGCGCACTGCTCCGCGGTGGCGTGCCGGGCGGCCAGTCCCGCGGCGACGGGTTCGATCGCCGAGCGCAGGACGGTGAGGGAACGCAGCTGGTGGGGACGGTCGGCGCCGGCCAGTCGCCAGCGGATGACCTGGGGATCGTAGACGTTCCACTCGGACTTGGGACGGACCGTCACGCCCACGCGGCGGCGGGACTCGACCAGGTACATGGATTCGAGCACCCGGACCGCCTCGCGCATCACGGAGCGTGACACCTCGAAGCGCTGTGCGAGTTCGTCGGTGCGCAGCACGCTGCCCGGCGGGTAGTCGCCCGCCGTGATCGCCGGTCCGAGGGTCTCCAGTACGTGTCCGTGCAGGCCCCGGCCCCGTGTGCTCATGGGGTCAGGGTACGAGGCATACACCACGAATAAAAAGTCAGACTTATATGTCACATACTCTTGAATTCGTCGTACCTAATGCGTTTCAGTATCGTCGGTATCAGATGTCGACGAAGACGCGATGCAGCACAGTCCCACCGTTCCTATGGGCTGAGCGGGAGTGAGTCCTGTTGCCAGAACCCATGCTCAGTCGAACGCCCCGGACGGTGTTGGGCGTTCTGGTTGCCCGTGTTCGCTCCGCGTCCGGGCGGCACGGATCGTGTCCGTGGTCCGGGAATGCGGGGGCGGGGTCCCTCACGCCGTGGAGTGTCCGGTTCGGCCTGGACGGTCCGATGCCCGTGCCCATCGCTCTGGTGGGTACGGGGCGGTGCCGTCCGACGCCTGATCGGATGCCCCAGGGCGCGCCTTCCGATGGCCACGGCGGCAGCGTCGTGGCGGGTGGTGGTGCGTCTGCTGGTGGTGAGGGGTTTCTGCCAGTGCTGGGCGCCCCAGCGGGAGGTGTAGGCGGGATCGACCGCGACCAGCGGGATGCCGAGTTCGGTGGCCATGGACACCAGGCGGGCGCGCAGCCGGGCGACGGGCATGCCGGAGATCAGCTTGCGGAAGTGTTTGCGGTGGCCGTGTTTCTCCCGGCTGGTCTCGGCGGTGAAGTCGAGGTCTTCGACGGCGATCGCGAGGTGGTGCCGTCTGACCCAGTGCAGGAGGCGGGTGAGGGCGTGGCGTACCTGGGCGTCGCGGTGCTGTGTGGTGCCGGACAGGATGTAGTCGAAGCGGCACGGGGCGCCGACCGGGTTGCCATGCTGGTCCAACCGCCAGGCCGCCAGGTGATCGGCGTTGGTGTCCACGCCGATCAGGCCACCGGCCCGCACAGCCGCCAGGGGCACGTTGGGGACAGGTGGGATGGTCCAGGAAGCGGTCAAATACCAGCGGGCTCGGCCGGTGTCCTCGTGGATGCGGTAGGCCACTGCCCGGTTGGCGTGGACGCGGTCGCGCCATGTCTCGCCCCGGTGGGCGAACGACACCCGCGCGGTGAAGACGTAGCGGCCGTGCGGGGCGTTGGCGAGATGGGCAAGCGGGGCCGGGAGCCGGATGCTGACCTGCCCGTCGGGGTTGACCCGGAGGGTCTCGTTGCCGTACCGCTTGCCGGACTCGCCGTCCGCCTGCAAAAACCGGCGTGCCGCCTCCCACCGGGCTCGCCATACCGGCTCGGTAAGCTGGGCCTGTTCCAGATGGTGGCGAGAATTGAGCAGTCGTTTCCCGCCCCGCACCACCCGCACCCGACCGGCCGCCCAGTCGGCCCGCGCCCGCTCCAGCCGGTCCTCCAGCACCCGCAGCCGACGCGCCTTGGCGTGCCACTCCCGCCGACTCCGGTAACCACCACCAGCGCGCCTCGAACCCTTCCCTCCGAGGGGGAGCGACAGCCGGTGCCGGATCGTCCGCACGCCGGTTTCCAACTGCTGAATATGCGCCTGCTGGCTACGCCTGGCCAGCGCCCACTGATCATGCGCGGCCTTCGTCAGCGACCCCGCCCACCGTGACGACGACTCCTCCGTCAGGACACGCTTACGCGACGCCCACCCCTCGTTGTCGTGCTTCAGACCGGCCGTACACCGTGCTTTGAGATCCCGGGACGCCAGCGAACCCAGGTGGTCGCCGACCAGCTGCAGCACCGACTCGTCCTCGACGGTGAGGCCCTTGAGCCGATCCCGGACCGCGACACCCGACGGACCGGGCACCACGAACGATGCCCCCACCACCCGCAACCCACTCACCCCCGGTCCGAAGATCCCGTCACCACAGCCAACGACCAGCTATACATAAAGGTCACGCATGCGAAACAAGAACTCTCGTTCAGTTTCCGGACCCGGCATGGACGCAAGCCGCCGACACTCAAGCACCCGCACCAAAACACCCTCATACACACCCTAGGAGCAGCAGTTGCCGACCCCCTTTGTCGTCGTGGTCATGGGTGTCGCGGGCACCGGAAAGACCACCATCGGCCCGCTGCTCGCGGCCCGGCTCGGCGTGCCGTACGCCGAGGGCGACGACTTCCACCCGCAGGCGAACATCGCCAAGATGACGGCCGGGACGCCGCTGACCGACGACGACCGGTGGCCGTGG includes:
- a CDS encoding polysaccharide deacetylase family protein, with translation MTFRTRIRTASGRLRSLRSLITGLAVVATAVASPLALDAGAAHAATCNGYVGLTFDDGPSSTTSTLLNALKQNGLRATMFNEGQYAASNPAQVRAQVDAGMWVGNHSYTHPHLVQQSQAQIDSEISRTQQAISGADGGTPKLFRPPYGETNTTVKAVEAKYGLTEIIWDVDSQDWNGASTDAIVQAAGRLTNGQIILMHDWPANTIAAIPRIAQGLAARGLCAGMISPGTGRAVAPDSGGSGDGGGGGGCTATLSAGQQWSDRYNLNVAVTGSSNWTVTMNVPAPEKIIATWNITAAYPSAQVLTAKPNGNGNTFGVTVQTNGTWTWPTVSCTTS
- a CDS encoding Pls/PosA family non-ribosomal peptide synthetase; protein product: MAALQQGPAVALSDDEVRAEFGDQARFSAASAASPRTLVDIFDASVRAYPDEPALDDGRRALTYRALAAEVEAVRWRLAEAGVGLGDRVGVRVPSGTNELYVAILAVLAAGAAYVPVDAEDPDERAELVFGEAGVRAVVGAELELTVDGRSEIPAGRPGVEHDAWIIFTSGSTGRPKGVAVSHRSAAAFVDAEADLFLTEEPIGPGDRVMAGLSVAFDASCEEMWLAWRYGACLVPVPRSQVRSGADLGPWLAEQDISVVSTVPTLAALWEPETLNDVRLLIFGGEACPPELTQRLVTEGREVWNTYGPTEATVVACASLLTGDEPIRIGLPLNGWELAVVDEAGELVPMGGTGQLVIGGVGLARYLDAEKDAEKYAPLASLGWERAYRSGDLVTAEPEGLIFLGRADEQIKLGGRRIELGEVDAALQALPGVAGAAAAVRTARGGNQLLVGYVVTQDGWDQAAAVEKLRAELPAALVPLIAPVEDLPTRTSGKVDRNALPWPLEGLETGGAKEQLYGTEAWLAEQWSEVLGIPVGGAGDDFFAIGGSSLAAAQLTTKLRARYPNAAVLDIYQQPVLRKLARHLEKSGQDDGAERIVAPVPLRAKLVQLLVLIPLFSLLGLRWTVALAALGNVLHWFGPYPWAPGTSWWLVGAGALVLYSPPGRLAVAAGGARLLLRGVRPGRYPRGGSVHLRLWTAERLAGFSGATSLTGSWLERYARALGARVGPDVDLHSLPPVTGMLKMGRGAAVGSEVDLSGYWLDGDRLEIGPVKVGAGAVVGTRSILFPGARVGKHAEVAPGSAVAGQIPTGQRWAGAPAVKLGKAKHAWPKDRPQRGTYWRVMYGATGLALSALPVLAAVPALLVARVFVSADAGLGAALRGAGIALVPATLAFGLAYALLLLIAVRLLSLGLDEGTHPTHSRIGWQAWTVTQLMDLSRETLFPLYAGLITPVWLRLLGMRIGRGAEVSTVLALPSLTTVGEGAFLADDTLTAPYELGGGWMRIGRAEIGRRAFLGNSGMTAPGRSVPDGGLVGVLSATPKKAKKGSSYLGLPPMKLPRAAQGGDQSRTYDPPARLLWARGLVELCRLVPVFCSAALAVLTVAALCALGPWAWAFSGAVLLAVGVLAGLVSIVAKWLLVGRHRAGEHPLWSGFVWRNELADTFVEVVAVPWLAGSVPGTPLMTAWLRGLGARIGRGTWVESYWLPETDLVTLGDAVTVNRGCVLQTHLFHDRILRTDTVVLREGATLGPGGIVLPGSTVGARSTLGPASLVMAAESVPDDTRWLGNPIEAWRS
- a CDS encoding M1 family metallopeptidase codes for the protein MSVQQTAGPDPYFPANGDPRYRVHRYELALDYRPGPNRLSGTARINAIAGRSALPEFQLNLADFRIGRVRVDGKAPHYTHRGGRLRIRPPKPIRAGAAFTVEVHWSGNPKPVNSPWGGIGWEELEDGALVASQPIGSPSWYPCNDRPADKAAYQISVTTPSAYAVVAGGRLLTRTTKASTTTWVYEQSAPTSSYLVGLSIGKYQTVLLGDPGLGGVPQSGHLPAQLLPEFSRDFARQPAMMELFQGLFGPYPFGEYAVVVTEEELDVPVEAQGLSLFGANHLDGSRGSERLIAHELAHQWFGNSVTIADWRHIWLNEGLAKYAEWLWSERSGGRPARQLAAAAHRKLSTLPQDLLLSDPGRKLMFDDRLYERGGLTVHAIRCAMGDEAFFRMLRGWATLHRGGTVTTSVFTAHVSRYAAEPLDELFTAWLYETALPPLPEAAPQFPARPAHPPTFPPPSTDPARVRGE
- a CDS encoding YchJ family protein — its product is MTSRSCPCGLAEPYARCCGRFHRGEAAAPSAEALMRSRYCAFVKEDEGYLLVTWHPRTRPARVDFDPGMRWTGLEILDTGQGSAFHTTGTVTFRASYRGGSLHERSRFERVDGAWVYVDGEFLD
- a CDS encoding FadR/GntR family transcriptional regulator, with the translated sequence MSTRGRGLHGHVLETLGPAITAGDYPPGSVLRTDELAQRFEVSRSVMREAVRVLESMYLVESRRRVGVTVRPKSEWNVYDPQVIRWRLAGADRPHQLRSLTVLRSAIEPVAAGLAARHATAEQCAELTECALGMVATSRGHQLEGYLVHDVAFHRVILRASGNEMFARLGDVVAEVLSGRTHHEVMFEDPDPAAVTLHVQLAEAVREGDAVRAEKLTREITVGALQELDVLAP
- a CDS encoding transposase, with protein sequence MSGLRVVGASFVVPGPSGVAVRDRLKGLTVEDESVLQLVGDHLGSLASRDLKARCTAGLKHDNEGWASRKRVLTEESSSRWAGSLTKAAHDQWALARRSQQAHIQQLETGVRTIRHRLSLPLGGKGSRRAGGGYRSRREWHAKARRLRVLEDRLERARADWAAGRVRVVRGGKRLLNSRHHLEQAQLTEPVWRARWEAARRFLQADGESGKRYGNETLRVNPDGQVSIRLPAPLAHLANAPHGRYVFTARVSFAHRGETWRDRVHANRAVAYRIHEDTGRARWYLTASWTIPPVPNVPLAAVRAGGLIGVDTNADHLAAWRLDQHGNPVGAPCRFDYILSGTTQHRDAQVRHALTRLLHWVRRHHLAIAVEDLDFTAETSREKHGHRKHFRKLISGMPVARLRARLVSMATELGIPLVAVDPAYTSRWGAQHWQKPLTTSRRTTTRHDAAAVAIGRRALGHPIRRRTAPPRTHQSDGHGHRTVQAEPDTPRREGPRPRIPGPRTRSVPPGRGANTGNQNAQHRPGRSTEHGFWQQDSLPLSP